A genomic window from Streptomyces sp. NBC_01429 includes:
- a CDS encoding dynamin family protein, whose product MDVRPQLIDALSALRDRVAAVRLPLPLAGAPRARQSRAELLAQLDDYLLPRLRDPEAPLLVVVGGSTGAGKSTLVNSLVGRRVSEAGVLRPTTRTPVLVCHPDDHHWFAGMRVLPDLTRVWLPHQEDDPAGGGDGTEPLERDALRIDTAPSLPRGLALLDAPDIDSLVVENRLLAAELICAADVWVMVTTASRYADAVPWHLLRTAKEYDASLVTVLDRVPHQVIDEVSRQYGALLTRAGLGDVPRFTIPELPESAGGGRGLLPTTAVAPLLGWLAHRVQDPAARQQALVRTAAGVVDSLNARMPELAGAVAAQYAAAVRLTGAVEDAYAAEGERVRRQLQRGAVLAGDARTRWRGYPRDSSARELLDSLVESLGALLQCAVAAADERVEESWRREPAAGALPVPAPDGEATERIGMAVRRWRRVLEELAEEEVRQLERGAAPEPEAVAALLAAALLGGRRARLAGERLAERIGAQSALRLRDRGGELVTTYVERVLHGERDRRIAPLDALEVSPEPQAELIAALSLLQKER is encoded by the coding sequence TTGGATGTACGGCCCCAGCTGATCGACGCACTTTCCGCACTCCGCGACCGTGTCGCCGCCGTGCGTCTTCCGCTGCCCCTCGCGGGAGCGCCGCGGGCCCGGCAGTCGCGGGCCGAGCTGCTGGCGCAGCTGGACGACTATCTGCTGCCGAGGCTCAGGGATCCCGAAGCACCACTGCTCGTGGTGGTGGGCGGATCCACGGGGGCCGGGAAGTCCACGCTGGTCAACTCCCTTGTGGGACGGCGGGTCAGTGAGGCGGGTGTGCTGCGCCCCACTACACGTACCCCCGTACTGGTGTGCCATCCCGATGATCACCACTGGTTCGCCGGGATGCGGGTGCTGCCGGACCTCACCCGTGTCTGGCTGCCGCACCAGGAGGACGACCCGGCGGGCGGCGGTGACGGTACGGAGCCGCTGGAGCGCGACGCGCTGCGCATCGACACCGCCCCATCGCTGCCCCGGGGGCTCGCGCTGCTCGACGCGCCCGACATCGACTCGCTCGTGGTGGAGAACCGGCTGCTGGCCGCCGAGTTGATCTGCGCGGCCGATGTGTGGGTGATGGTGACCACCGCCTCGCGGTACGCGGACGCCGTGCCGTGGCATCTGCTCCGTACCGCGAAGGAGTACGACGCGTCGCTGGTGACCGTGCTCGACCGGGTGCCGCACCAGGTGATCGACGAGGTCTCCCGGCAGTACGGCGCGCTGCTGACGCGGGCCGGACTCGGCGACGTACCGAGGTTCACCATCCCCGAGCTGCCCGAGTCGGCCGGCGGCGGACGCGGACTGCTGCCCACCACGGCCGTCGCCCCGCTGCTCGGCTGGCTCGCGCACCGCGTACAGGATCCGGCCGCCCGGCAGCAGGCCCTGGTGCGTACCGCCGCCGGGGTGGTCGACTCGCTGAACGCCCGGATGCCGGAGCTGGCGGGGGCGGTGGCCGCGCAGTACGCCGCCGCCGTACGGCTGACGGGCGCGGTGGAGGACGCGTACGCGGCCGAGGGCGAGCGGGTGCGCCGCCAGCTCCAGCGGGGCGCGGTGCTGGCCGGCGACGCCCGCACCCGGTGGCGTGGCTATCCGCGCGACAGCTCGGCCAGGGAACTGCTCGACTCGCTGGTGGAGAGCCTGGGCGCGCTCCTTCAGTGCGCGGTGGCCGCCGCCGACGAGCGGGTGGAGGAGAGCTGGCGGCGCGAACCGGCCGCCGGTGCGCTGCCCGTGCCCGCGCCGGACGGGGAGGCGACGGAACGGATCGGGATGGCGGTACGCCGCTGGCGCCGCGTCCTGGAGGAGCTGGCCGAGGAGGAGGTACGGCAGCTCGAACGCGGCGCGGCGCCCGAGCCGGAGGCCGTGGCCGCGCTCCTCGCGGCCGCGCTGCTCGGCGGCCGGCGCGCCCGGCTCGCGGGGGAGCGGCTCGCGGAGCGGATCGGGGCGCAGAGCGCGCTGCGGCTGCGCGACCGGGGCGGCGAGCTGGTGACCACGTACGTCGAACGCGTACTGCACGGGGAGCGCGACCGGCGCATCGCGCCCCTCGACGCCCTTGAGGTGAGTCCGGAGCCGCAGGCCGAGTTGATCGCGGCCCTGTCCCTACTGCAGAAGGAGAGGTGA
- a CDS encoding GTPase, producing the protein MSKTTEATEATEATETTGTTRTIETVDSTGVSDATGAGVSGVSGVAGASGAAEGAVSPEGLEAGREGQAAHGADASEGAAQDAAAQGGAGTDEARETVPPPAPRGGWDDGLIARRAAGRSTLGALDAPEALDGLVPLPDATGAAAAVGGRPDGVDGLTGARDGSPAAPSGSALDGIEGVDGVDGSGAHTPIGSAYGGALRRRLDALGELVGLSRTRVEGAVLAEAGRVLDEASARQRLSSRHTVVAIAGATGSGKSTLFNALAGVPISETGLRRPTTSAPIACMWSDGAAGLLDRLAIPGRLRRRPLAGGDGDEELHGLVLVDLPDHDSAMVRHREQVDRVLALVDAVIWVVDPEKYADAALHERYLRPLAGHAEVTFVVLNQVDRLPGDAADQVLDDLRRLLDEDGMALGEHGEPGATVLALSALTGQGVGELRELLGHFVQDRSAAARRLSADVDGAALRLRSAYVAEGRAGLGERAREQFADRLAWAVGAVAAGEAAEREWRRNAGRACGTPWLRLWRWYESKRTPGCEPPQAPAVVEEEVTARQRVEQAVRTVVEEASAGLPAPWAHAVREAAVRGAEGLPEALDDLAVTAGPSGRPPRPAWWPAAVLAQAAMTVLQFFGALWLVGQIAGVLEPGLLPPVFVMLAGIIGGPFVEWACGAAAKGPARRYGQDAERRLREAAAGCGRARVLDPISAELMRYREVREQYVTVSRTGG; encoded by the coding sequence GTGTCCAAGACGACTGAGGCGACCGAGGCGACCGAGGCGACCGAGACGACCGGGACGACCAGGACGATCGAGACCGTTGATTCGACCGGTGTGAGCGATGCGACTGGTGCTGGTGTGTCTGGTGTGTCTGGTGTGGCTGGTGCGAGCGGTGCTGCTGAGGGTGCCGTGAGTCCTGAAGGTCTTGAAGCGGGCCGGGAGGGCCAGGCGGCTCACGGAGCCGATGCTTCCGAGGGCGCTGCCCAAGATGCTGCCGCCCAGGGTGGAGCCGGTACGGATGAGGCGCGGGAGACCGTCCCGCCCCCGGCCCCCCGCGGCGGCTGGGACGACGGGCTCATCGCCCGGCGCGCCGCCGGGCGGAGCACCCTCGGCGCCCTGGACGCGCCGGAGGCCCTGGACGGCCTCGTCCCCCTGCCGGACGCCACGGGGGCGGCCGCGGCCGTCGGAGGCCGTCCCGACGGCGTGGACGGCCTCACCGGCGCGCGGGACGGCTCCCCGGCCGCACCGTCCGGCTCCGCCCTCGACGGGATCGAGGGCGTCGACGGCGTCGACGGGAGCGGGGCGCACACGCCCATCGGAAGCGCCTACGGCGGGGCGCTGCGCAGGCGGCTGGACGCCCTCGGCGAGCTGGTCGGGCTGTCCAGGACCCGGGTCGAGGGAGCCGTGCTCGCCGAGGCGGGCCGGGTGCTGGACGAGGCGTCCGCGCGGCAACGGCTGTCCTCGCGCCACACCGTCGTCGCGATCGCGGGCGCGACCGGCAGCGGCAAGTCGACGCTGTTCAACGCGCTCGCCGGGGTGCCGATCTCGGAGACCGGGCTGCGCAGGCCCACCACCTCCGCCCCCATCGCCTGCATGTGGTCGGACGGCGCCGCCGGCCTGCTCGACCGGCTCGCCATCCCCGGGCGGCTGCGGCGCAGGCCGCTGGCGGGGGGCGACGGCGACGAGGAGCTGCACGGTCTGGTCCTGGTGGATCTGCCCGACCACGACTCGGCGATGGTCCGCCACCGGGAACAGGTGGACCGCGTGCTCGCGCTCGTGGACGCCGTCATCTGGGTCGTCGACCCCGAGAAGTACGCGGACGCCGCCCTGCACGAGCGCTATCTGCGCCCGCTGGCCGGGCACGCCGAGGTCACCTTCGTGGTGCTCAACCAGGTCGACCGGCTCCCCGGCGACGCCGCCGACCAGGTGCTCGACGATCTGCGCCGGCTGCTGGACGAGGACGGGATGGCCCTCGGCGAACACGGCGAGCCCGGGGCCACGGTGCTCGCGCTCTCCGCGCTCACCGGCCAGGGCGTCGGCGAACTGCGCGAGCTGCTCGGCCACTTCGTACAGGACCGGAGCGCGGCGGCGCGGCGGCTGTCGGCCGATGTGGACGGCGCTGCCCTGCGGCTGCGGTCCGCTTACGTCGCGGAGGGGCGCGCCGGGCTCGGGGAGCGCGCCCGCGAGCAGTTCGCTGACCGGCTGGCCTGGGCGGTCGGCGCGGTGGCGGCGGGGGAGGCGGCGGAGCGCGAGTGGCGCAGGAACGCCGGGCGCGCGTGCGGGACGCCCTGGCTGCGGCTGTGGCGCTGGTACGAGAGCAAGCGCACGCCCGGCTGCGAGCCCCCGCAGGCCCCGGCGGTCGTCGAGGAGGAGGTGACGGCGCGCCAGCGCGTCGAGCAGGCCGTACGCACGGTGGTGGAGGAGGCGTCCGCCGGGCTGCCCGCGCCCTGGGCGCACGCGGTGCGCGAGGCGGCCGTACGGGGGGCGGAGGGGCTGCCCGAGGCCCTGGACGACCTGGCGGTCACGGCGGGCCCCAGCGGCAGGCCGCCGCGTCCGGCCTGGTGGCCCGCCGCCGTGCTGGCGCAGGCGGCCATGACGGTGCTTCAGTTCTTCGGCGCGCTGTGGCTGGTGGGGCAGATCGCCGGCGTGCTGGAGCCGGGGCTGCTCCCGCCCGTATTCGTGATGCTCGCGGGGATCATCGGCGGGCCGTTCGTGGAATGGGCCTGCGGAGCCGCTGCCAAGGGGCCCGCGCGGCGGTACGGGCAGGACGCCGAACGGCGGTTGCGCGAGGCGGCTGCGGGCTGTGGGCGGGCGCGGGTGCTCGACCCGATCTCGGCGGAGCTGATGCGCTACCGGGAAGTGCGCGAGCAGTACGTGACGGTTTCCCGCACGGGCGGGTGA
- a CDS encoding single-stranded DNA-binding protein gives MNDTVVTVVGNVATGVEFRETATGGVARFRFAVSPRRWDRRRGDWADGPASFYTVWAWRALGANLAASVAVGEPLVVHGRLRVREEEKDGRRWTSVDIDAVAVGHDLTRGTSAFRRATRKSVVLTEGHEWATQGQGAARVASASGPEPSAGLPAGLPAEVPDGLPAEVPAELPTGLPGGSPEADPGGPPDLGPAGVLAAGGASTGPG, from the coding sequence ATGAACGACACGGTGGTAACGGTGGTGGGGAATGTCGCCACAGGGGTGGAATTCCGGGAGACGGCCACGGGCGGGGTGGCGCGGTTCAGGTTCGCGGTGTCCCCGCGCCGCTGGGACCGACGGCGCGGCGACTGGGCGGACGGGCCGGCGAGCTTCTACACGGTGTGGGCGTGGCGGGCGCTGGGGGCGAATCTGGCGGCCTCGGTGGCGGTCGGTGAGCCGTTGGTGGTGCACGGCCGGCTGCGGGTGCGGGAGGAGGAGAAGGACGGTCGGCGCTGGACGTCGGTGGACATCGACGCGGTGGCGGTCGGCCACGACCTGACGCGCGGGACCTCGGCGTTCAGACGCGCGACCAGGAAGTCCGTCGTTCTGACGGAGGGTCACGAGTGGGCGACGCAGGGCCAGGGGGCGGCCCGGGTGGCGAGTGCGTCCGGCCCGGAGCCCTCGGCCGGACTGCCCGCCGGACTGCCCGCCGAGGTGCCGGACGGGCTGCCTGCCGAGGTGCCGGCCGAGCTGCCGACAGGGCTGCCGGGCGGCTCCCCGGAGGCGGATCCGGGCGGGCCTCCCGACCTCGGGCCGGCCGGGGTGCTCGCGGCCGGTGGCGCGTCGACTGGCCCCGGCTGA
- a CDS encoding LAETG motif-containing sortase-dependent surface protein produces the protein MFSAISASSVRKRGAARLAAAVLVSGLVAMGSLAGAGSAAADEVPLHAGGAAATLDGLKTFDGAVLHADGKDQQLAAGLFEMTVDGGGKLKTYCIDIHNPTQDQAKYLETPWDQTSLGANKDAGRIRWILEHSYPQIDDLAALAKSAGTGPLTEKTAAAGTQVAIWRYSDGADVDASDPAAEKLADWLEKSAQNSAEPRASLTLEPGAVSGKPGERLGPVTVRTDATGVAVTPPADAAASGIEITDKDGEPVTTAVNGTELYFDVPEDTADGSASLGVQATTSVPVGRAFAGVTKSQTQILAGSSDSTVSATATANWAKEGPIPSVTAQRNCAKGGVDVTATNQGDEVFTFELAGAQHSVVPGGSTTVTVPVAEDEAYSLIVTGPGGFSRTFSGVLDCETTGTTEVVTQQASSQPLPASAGGSSQGSVESLDADSGAVTGDLAETGSSSATPVIAGVAIVLVVLGGGSVFLLRRKKNSAAGE, from the coding sequence GTGTTTTCTGCGATATCTGCGTCATCCGTACGGAAGCGAGGCGCCGCCCGTCTCGCCGCCGCGGTCCTCGTCTCGGGTCTGGTGGCGATGGGATCGCTGGCGGGCGCCGGATCCGCCGCCGCCGACGAGGTCCCGCTCCACGCGGGCGGCGCCGCCGCCACCCTCGACGGGCTGAAGACCTTCGACGGCGCCGTGCTCCACGCGGACGGCAAGGACCAGCAGCTGGCCGCCGGGCTGTTCGAGATGACCGTCGACGGCGGCGGGAAGCTCAAGACGTACTGCATCGACATCCACAACCCGACACAGGACCAGGCCAAGTACCTGGAGACCCCCTGGGACCAGACCTCGCTCGGCGCCAACAAGGACGCCGGCCGGATCCGTTGGATCCTGGAGCACTCGTACCCGCAGATCGACGACCTCGCGGCCCTGGCCAAGAGCGCGGGCACCGGGCCGCTCACCGAGAAGACGGCCGCGGCGGGCACGCAGGTGGCGATCTGGCGCTACTCGGACGGCGCGGACGTCGACGCGAGCGACCCCGCCGCCGAGAAGCTCGCCGACTGGCTGGAGAAGAGCGCGCAGAACTCCGCCGAGCCCAGGGCGTCGCTCACCCTGGAGCCCGGCGCTGTCTCCGGGAAGCCGGGCGAGCGGCTCGGTCCCGTCACGGTCCGTACGGACGCCACCGGCGTCGCGGTGACCCCGCCCGCCGACGCCGCGGCCAGCGGTATCGAGATCACCGACAAGGACGGCGAGCCGGTCACCACGGCCGTCAACGGCACGGAGCTGTACTTCGACGTGCCGGAGGACACCGCCGACGGCAGCGCCTCGCTCGGCGTGCAGGCCACCACCTCGGTGCCGGTCGGCCGGGCCTTCGCCGGTGTGACCAAGAGCCAGACGCAGATCCTGGCCGGCTCCAGCGACTCCACCGTCTCCGCCACGGCCACCGCGAACTGGGCCAAGGAGGGACCGATCCCCTCGGTCACGGCGCAGCGGAACTGCGCCAAGGGCGGCGTCGACGTCACCGCGACGAACCAGGGCGACGAGGTCTTCACCTTCGAACTGGCCGGCGCCCAGCACTCCGTCGTGCCCGGCGGTTCCACGACCGTGACCGTCCCGGTCGCCGAGGACGAGGCGTACAGCCTCATCGTCACCGGCCCCGGCGGGTTCTCGCGTACCTTCAGCGGCGTCCTGGACTGTGAGACGACGGGCACCACCGAGGTGGTCACCCAGCAGGCGTCCTCGCAGCCCCTCCCGGCCTCCGCGGGCGGCTCCTCCCAGGGCTCCGTCGAAAGCCTCGACGCCGACAGCGGCGCCGTCACGGGCGACCTGGCCGAGACCGGCTCCTCCAGCGCCACCCCGGTCATCGCGGGCGTCGCGATCGTCCTCGTCGTCCTCGGCGGCGGCTCCGTCTTCCTCCTCCGCAGGAAGAAGAATTCCGCCGCCGGAGAGTGA
- the ettA gene encoding energy-dependent translational throttle protein EttA: MAEYIYTMRKARKAHGDKVILDDVTQSFLPGAKIGVVGPNGAGKSTILKIMAGLEQPSNGDAFLSPGYTVGMLLQEPELDESKTVLQNVQDGAAEIMGKLNRFNEVAELMATDYSDALMEEMGKLQEDLDHANAWDLDTQLEQAMDALGCPPGDWPVTNLSGGERRRVALCKLLLEAPDLLLLDEPTNHLDAESVQWLEQHLAKYPGTIVAVTHDRYFLDNVAGWICEVDRGRLHGYEGNYSKYLETKQTRLKVEGQKDVKRAKRLKDELEWVRSNAKGRQAKSKARLARYEEMAAEADKMRKLDFEEIQIPPGPRLGSVVVEVEHLSKAFGDKVLIDDLSFSLPRNGIVGVIGPNGAGKTTLFKMIQGFEEPDSGTIKVGDTVKISYVDQGRGNIDPKKSLWAVVSDELDYINVGHVEMPSRAYVSAFGFKGPDQQKPAGVLSGGERNRLNLALTLKQGGNLLLLDEPTNDLDVETLSSLENALLEFPGAAVVVSHDRWFLDRVATHILAYEGDSRWFWFEGNYDSYEKNKVERLGADAARPHRATYKKLTRG, from the coding sequence TTGGCTGAGTACATCTACACGATGCGCAAGGCGCGTAAGGCGCACGGCGACAAGGTCATCCTCGATGACGTGACGCAGAGCTTCTTGCCGGGCGCGAAGATCGGTGTGGTGGGACCCAACGGCGCGGGAAAGTCCACCATCCTGAAGATCATGGCCGGTCTGGAGCAGCCGTCCAACGGTGACGCGTTCCTCTCCCCGGGCTACACCGTCGGCATGCTCCTCCAGGAGCCGGAGCTCGACGAGTCCAAGACGGTGCTCCAGAACGTCCAGGACGGCGCCGCCGAGATCATGGGCAAGCTCAACCGCTTCAACGAAGTGGCCGAGCTGATGGCGACCGACTACTCGGACGCCCTCATGGAGGAGATGGGCAAGCTCCAGGAGGACCTCGACCACGCCAACGCGTGGGACCTGGACACCCAGCTCGAACAGGCCATGGACGCGCTCGGCTGCCCCCCCGGCGACTGGCCCGTCACCAACCTCTCCGGTGGTGAGCGCCGCCGCGTGGCCCTGTGCAAGCTGCTCCTCGAAGCGCCCGACCTGCTGCTTCTCGACGAGCCCACCAACCACCTGGACGCCGAGTCCGTGCAGTGGCTGGAGCAGCACCTCGCCAAGTACCCCGGCACCATCGTCGCCGTCACCCACGACCGGTACTTCCTCGACAACGTCGCCGGATGGATCTGCGAGGTCGACCGCGGCCGTCTCCACGGCTACGAGGGCAACTACTCCAAGTACCTGGAGACCAAGCAGACCCGTCTCAAGGTCGAGGGCCAGAAGGACGTCAAGCGGGCGAAGAGGCTCAAGGACGAGCTGGAATGGGTCCGCTCCAACGCGAAGGGGCGCCAGGCCAAGTCCAAGGCCAGGCTCGCCCGTTACGAGGAGATGGCCGCCGAGGCGGACAAGATGCGGAAGCTGGACTTCGAGGAGATCCAGATCCCGCCGGGCCCCCGGCTCGGCAGCGTCGTCGTCGAGGTGGAGCACCTGTCCAAGGCGTTCGGCGACAAGGTCCTCATCGACGACCTGTCGTTCTCGCTGCCCCGCAACGGCATCGTCGGTGTCATCGGCCCGAACGGCGCGGGCAAGACGACCCTGTTCAAGATGATCCAGGGCTTCGAGGAGCCGGATTCCGGCACCATCAAGGTCGGCGACACCGTCAAGATCAGCTACGTCGACCAGGGCCGCGGCAACATCGACCCGAAGAAGTCGCTGTGGGCCGTCGTCTCGGACGAGCTGGACTACATCAACGTCGGCCACGTCGAAATGCCCTCGCGCGCCTACGTCTCCGCCTTCGGCTTCAAGGGCCCGGACCAGCAGAAGCCGGCCGGCGTCCTCTCCGGTGGTGAGCGCAACCGCCTCAACCTGGCGCTGACCCTCAAGCAGGGCGGCAACCTGCTGCTCCTCGACGAGCCCACCAACGACCTCGACGTCGAGACCCTGTCGTCGCTGGAGAACGCGCTGCTGGAGTTCCCGGGCGCGGCCGTGGTCGTCTCCCACGACCGGTGGTTCCTCGACCGCGTCGCCACGCACATCCTGGCGTACGAGGGCGACTCCCGGTGGTTCTGGTTCGAGGGCAACTACGACTCGTACGAGAAGAACAAGGTCGAGCGGCTCGGCGCCGACGCCGCGCGCCCGCACCGCGCCACCTACAAGAAGCTCACGCGAGGCTGA
- a CDS encoding acyl-CoA thioesterase: protein MARHIYSCPLRWSDMDAFGHVNNAVFISYLEEARIDFMFRLAPGDGSPSFSGGSVVARHEIDYKRPLVHRHEPVAIESWVTKINAASLTIAYEIKDGDQVYVRASTVVVPYDLEAARPRRITAEEKSYLLHYMDDEKGALAA from the coding sequence ATGGCCCGTCACATCTACAGCTGTCCGCTGCGCTGGTCGGACATGGACGCCTTCGGGCACGTCAACAACGCGGTCTTCATCAGCTACCTCGAAGAGGCCCGCATCGACTTCATGTTCCGGCTGGCGCCGGGGGACGGCTCGCCGTCCTTCTCCGGCGGCTCCGTGGTCGCCCGGCACGAGATCGACTACAAGCGGCCGCTGGTCCACCGGCACGAGCCGGTGGCCATCGAGTCCTGGGTGACGAAGATCAACGCCGCGTCGCTGACGATCGCGTACGAGATCAAGGACGGGGACCAGGTGTACGTGCGGGCCTCGACGGTCGTCGTCCCGTACGACCTGGAGGCGGCCAGACCCCGGCGGATCACCGCCGAGGAGAAGTCCTACCTCCTGCACTACATGGACGACGAAAAGGGTGCTCTCGCGGCATGA
- a CDS encoding globin has protein sequence MNDIPRDTLQEQTFYEQVGGEETFRRLVHRFYQGVAEDPLLRPMYPEADLGPAEERFALFLMQYWGGPRTYSDHRGHPRLRMRHAPFKVDSAAHDAWLGHMRVAVDEEELSEKHRTQLWNYLTYAAASMVNTEG, from the coding sequence GTGAATGACATTCCGCGCGACACGCTTCAGGAGCAGACCTTCTACGAGCAGGTCGGCGGCGAGGAGACCTTCCGGCGCCTGGTCCACCGCTTCTACCAGGGGGTCGCGGAGGATCCGCTGCTGCGGCCGATGTACCCGGAGGCCGATCTGGGGCCGGCCGAGGAGCGCTTCGCGCTCTTCCTGATGCAGTACTGGGGCGGTCCGCGCACCTACAGCGACCACCGGGGCCACCCCCGGCTGCGGATGCGGCACGCGCCGTTCAAGGTGGACAGCGCCGCGCACGACGCTTGGCTCGGCCATATGCGGGTGGCGGTGGACGAGGAGGAGCTGTCCGAGAAGCACCGGACGCAGCTCTGGAACTACCTCACCTACGCGGCGGCCTCCATGGTGAACACCGAGGGCTGA
- a CDS encoding methyltransferase domain-containing protein, with protein MGAHRYDPYGPDDPAAAEARAALVAEIAATGALDDPAWRSAFEEVPRHVFVPYYFVGRPGGYDRLWSGDPEPARRARWLRGAYADGPLAIRVRDGELISSSSQPSLMATMLAELDVRDGDRVLEIGAGSGYNAALLAHRLGDDQVTTVDLDPEITESARAHLATAGFRPTVITGDGARGCPGRAPFDRIIATCTLPSVPVSWLAQCRPGARILAPLATGLIALRVGGEVGRDGGGGGVGEGGRDGAGGVPCAEGHFLHTAAYFVPLRGVPEAEPGVRRALSGRPGLASGNELFRFLLTLTANSLDPHEALALWERERHPGRERFGVTVVGDRQWAWLDDPTGPYTWSLSDHGPDSG; from the coding sequence ATGGGCGCACACCGGTACGATCCGTACGGTCCTGACGACCCGGCCGCCGCCGAGGCGCGCGCCGCGCTGGTCGCGGAGATCGCGGCGACCGGCGCGCTCGACGATCCGGCCTGGCGGTCGGCGTTCGAAGAGGTGCCGCGCCACGTGTTCGTGCCGTACTACTTCGTCGGCCGTCCCGGCGGCTACGACCGGCTCTGGAGCGGCGACCCCGAGCCCGCGCGGCGGGCGCGCTGGCTGCGGGGTGCTTACGCGGACGGGCCGCTCGCGATCCGGGTGCGCGACGGCGAGCTGATCTCGTCCAGCAGCCAGCCCTCGCTGATGGCCACCATGCTGGCGGAACTGGACGTACGGGACGGGGACCGGGTCCTGGAGATCGGCGCGGGCAGCGGCTACAACGCGGCGCTGCTCGCCCACCGGCTGGGCGACGACCAGGTCACCACCGTCGATCTGGACCCGGAGATCACCGAGTCCGCCCGCGCCCATCTCGCGACGGCCGGCTTCCGGCCCACCGTGATCACCGGCGACGGCGCGCGGGGCTGCCCCGGCCGGGCCCCCTTCGACCGGATCATCGCGACCTGCACCCTGCCGTCGGTGCCGGTCAGCTGGCTCGCGCAGTGCCGGCCGGGCGCCCGGATCCTGGCCCCGCTCGCCACCGGCCTGATCGCGCTGCGGGTCGGCGGCGAGGTCGGGCGGGACGGCGGGGGAGGCGGGGTCGGTGAAGGAGGCCGGGACGGCGCCGGGGGCGTCCCGTGCGCGGAGGGGCACTTCCTGCACACCGCCGCCTACTTCGTACCGCTGCGGGGCGTGCCCGAGGCCGAGCCGGGCGTACGGCGGGCCTTGAGCGGAAGACCCGGACTGGCCAGCGGGAACGAACTCTTCCGTTTCCTGCTGACCCTGACCGCGAACAGCCTCGACCCGCACGAGGCGCTCGCCCTCTGGGAGCGCGAGCGCCATCCGGGCCGGGAGCGGTTCGGCGTCACCGTCGTCGGCGACCGGCAGTGGGCGTGGCTGGACGACCCGACGGGACCGTACACCTGGTCCCTGAGCGACCACGGCCCGGACAGCGGTTAG
- a CDS encoding FHA domain-containing protein, translating into MPTCPNGHQSGSEDWCEVCGHRMAGPGAPAGAVPQPPPPPPAPGYGYPPGPGAGPGATAQAELCPQCRTPREPMAPFCEECRWNFLTNTATSYTPLAPQHSTPGGARPGGAPGGPVPGLNLPPGFQAQQQPPRPADPYEYQGSRPSQLNRSAEPLAAEPVSEQDPRGQGPHGQGPHGQGPHSQDPHRQGPPPPPPYQQQAGPPAPPAFQQPPAPLAPARPRTGEDDWMLPPPGSAQAPAPYQSQQHQSPQGSQQGSAQGPPQGAQQSGPPQPYRPLSPVSWTAVIGPDRDYFMAMMQRSGPEATGLNLPAYSPEQRLQLSGSQIAIGRRRHSTGESPEIDLSVPPEDPGVSHQHAVLVHQPDGSWSVVDQNSTNGTTLNGAEDPIQPYVPVPLKDGDRVHVGAWTTITIRRD; encoded by the coding sequence ATGCCGACCTGCCCGAACGGACACCAGTCGGGTTCCGAAGACTGGTGCGAGGTCTGCGGCCATCGCATGGCCGGTCCTGGCGCTCCCGCGGGCGCCGTACCGCAGCCTCCCCCGCCGCCCCCCGCACCCGGCTACGGCTATCCGCCGGGCCCCGGCGCCGGACCGGGCGCCACCGCCCAGGCAGAGCTGTGCCCGCAGTGCCGCACCCCGCGCGAGCCGATGGCTCCGTTCTGCGAGGAGTGCCGCTGGAACTTCCTGACGAACACGGCGACCTCGTACACCCCGCTGGCCCCCCAGCACTCGACGCCCGGTGGCGCGCGCCCCGGCGGCGCGCCCGGCGGCCCCGTACCCGGGCTGAATCTGCCGCCCGGGTTCCAGGCGCAGCAGCAGCCGCCCCGGCCGGCCGATCCGTACGAGTACCAGGGTTCGCGCCCGTCCCAGCTGAACCGGTCCGCCGAGCCGCTGGCCGCCGAGCCGGTCTCGGAGCAGGACCCGCGTGGGCAGGGGCCGCACGGTCAGGGACCGCACGGACAGGGACCGCACAGTCAGGACCCGCACCGGCAGGGCCCGCCTCCGCCTCCGCCGTACCAGCAGCAGGCGGGTCCGCCGGCCCCGCCGGCGTTCCAGCAGCCCCCGGCCCCGCTCGCCCCGGCGCGGCCCCGGACGGGCGAGGACGACTGGATGCTGCCGCCGCCCGGCTCGGCGCAGGCCCCGGCGCCGTACCAGTCCCAGCAGCACCAGTCGCCGCAGGGATCCCAGCAGGGCTCGGCCCAGGGCCCGCCGCAGGGCGCGCAGCAGTCCGGGCCTCCGCAGCCGTACCGGCCGCTGTCGCCGGTGAGCTGGACGGCGGTTATCGGACCTGACCGTGACTACTTCATGGCGATGATGCAGCGCAGCGGCCCGGAGGCGACCGGGCTGAACCTGCCGGCGTACTCCCCCGAGCAGCGCCTCCAGCTGTCCGGCAGCCAGATCGCGATCGGCCGTCGTCGGCACTCCACCGGCGAGTCCCCCGAGATCGACCTGTCCGTACCGCCGGAGGACCCGGGCGTCTCGCACCAGCACGCGGTCCTGGTCCACCAGCCGGACGGCAGCTGGTCGGTGGTCGACCAGAACTCCACGAACGGCACCACGCTGAACGGCGCGGAGGACCCGATACAGCCCTATGTCCCCGTCCCGCTCAAGGACGGCGACCGGGTCCATGTCGGCGCCTGGACGACGATCACCATCCGGCGCGACTAA